Within Candidatus Cloacimonas sp., the genomic segment CACGATATTACTTGCCTTGGGGGATTAAAATGTCTTGCCTTTTCCGGAAGCGGATAATTCTGCTACTAACGCTTGTTGTGGCTGGTTCATTATCAGCTCTTGTTCCACCTGTCCCTCTTTATGAAAACCCACCTCAAAACTGGAATAATACCCTGGTTGAAGGTAGTTTTTTTACTGGAGAGAATTGGAAAGGAGGGAAACAAAATGTTCCCAATAATATATTGGTTTTAAGAGTTCAATTCTCTGATGTTGAGTTTCGCAATCAAGCAGAGTATCCTGATAATTTAGCGCATAATGAGGCATTTTTTAATCGCTGGATGATTCATTTACAGGATTTTTTCTTGGAAGCCAGCAATTTACAATACGAGCTTAATTATACTTTATATCCCCAAGTGCTTACAATGCCCCATCCGCTTGCTTTTTACGGAGCTGACTCAACGGAAGAAATAGATGCCAATTTACCTGAAATTATCCCAGATATTTTAGCCATAGCCGATACGGACATTGATTTTAGTCAATATGGTGGTATAATAGTTTTTCATTCAGGCACAGGACAAGAATCTGATATCAATTCTCTTAGGCAGAATGAGATTTGGAGCACTTTTTTAACTCGTAAAATGTTGCAGGAGCATTTTGATCCGGAAAATGATCTATATCCTGGTTACCCAACTCTCGACGGAACAAACATAACCAATATTGCTTTCGTTCCGGAAGATGAATTTCAAGATTATTTTCCCGCTGAGGGAGAAGATAACGCAGCAAGCTACCTTTTCAGCATTTATGGTGTCTTGGCACATCAATTTGCTCATATTTTAGGTCTGCCTACTTTATATGATAATGACAGCAGCAATGGAATAAGCCAAGGAATTGGCAATTGGGGTTTGATGGGAACAGGTCTCTGGAATGGAAATGGTTATAGTCCCGCTCAACTTTGTGCTTGGTCGCGTTATTATATGGGCTGGGAAAATCCTGTTTTGATAGAGCAGAATAGTGTAAACAATCCCGTTGATTATTTCCTCAATCATTCTGAGGACGCAATTCGTTTATACAAAGTGCCGATATCTACCACGGAATATTTTTTAGTTGAAAACAGACAACAGAATCCCGATGGCAGTTTGGACCCTATTTCTAATACCCCCAGTTACAGTTTCAAACTGCTGCCGTCAGGTGAGCAAGATTATTATGAAGATAATCCTGCCACACCGGAAGATGAATCTCTGCTACCATATTTTAACTTTATGGAGAATAGCTACTTAGGCAGTGAGTGGGATTTCTTTCTACCCGGCTTGGGTGGTCCTATACCTGATAATGGCAATGTTTTGGTAGATGGTTCCGGAATTCTTATTTGGCACATAGATGAAAATGTCATCAACGCAAATTTCACTGCGAATTTTGATAAAAACCGGGTTAATGCCAATTCTGCTCATAAAGGAGTAGATTTGGAAGAAGCGGATGGAACTCAAAATCTGGATACTGGTTTGAACAGTACCTACAAATGGGGCAGTCCTTATGACAGTTTTAGAGAAGGCAACAATAACTATTTTGGTTATCAATATCACGCTGGCGTTCTTTCTCTTCCCACCTCCGAAAGTTATTATGGAGGTATTCCTTTAGAAATATCCAACTTCTCAGCGAGTGGGAATTTAATGAATTTTTCCGTTAGTTTTAGCTGGAGACGAACCACTTCTTATTCCGGAAAAAATCCCATA encodes:
- a CDS encoding M6 family metalloprotease domain-containing protein — translated: MSCLFRKRIILLLTLVVAGSLSALVPPVPLYENPPQNWNNTLVEGSFFTGENWKGGKQNVPNNILVLRVQFSDVEFRNQAEYPDNLAHNEAFFNRWMIHLQDFFLEASNLQYELNYTLYPQVLTMPHPLAFYGADSTEEIDANLPEIIPDILAIADTDIDFSQYGGIIVFHSGTGQESDINSLRQNEIWSTFLTRKMLQEHFDPENDLYPGYPTLDGTNITNIAFVPEDEFQDYFPAEGEDNAASYLFSIYGVLAHQFAHILGLPTLYDNDSSNGISQGIGNWGLMGTGLWNGNGYSPAQLCAWSRYYMGWENPVLIEQNSVNNPVDYFLNHSEDAIRLYKVPISTTEYFLVENRQQNPDGSLDPISNTPSYSFKLLPSGEQDYYEDNPATPEDESLLPYFNFMENSYLGSEWDFFLPGLGGPIPDNGNVLVDGSGILIWHIDENVINANFTANFDKNRVNANSAHKGVDLEEADGTQNLDTGLNSTYKWGSPYDSFREGNNNYFGYQYHAGVLSLPTSESYYGGIPLEISNFSASGNLMNFSVSFSWRRTTSYSGKNPINAAALDLDGDGTDELFYPMPDGRIYFWKNEELMDGYPLTKMPIPYTYTWDGENIFIPMQRNQLCRLYKHSKTDCRYVYYTVDYSWAGHPVDLGNTVALPLKANDNEDSFTIQLYHKDNDNVAPIADFSGSFVANLVSFHNKLSVLYQNPTGEYWLSDINLDDNSKVDYQLPIPADSTIIAIFKAPLKVEENLIVQCPNSVYCLQGANIIDGFPYIHNLCTSSDSSFVAPLSFADVDGNGTLDILIGGENDYAVIDYAGRLMNPHNQNPEPKSDFNSAGIYAMDIDNDNSAEIMGNFNHNRLKIWENDYRQKRGYPVSFSERSRTLPFVSKASDSNWYIYCATDNGSLFRNQLANEPHFTSAYSWYCEFGNLRRTASVEETNLTNQYQTEELFVPDKVYIYPNPLKSIYSQKIWLNVMTSRDAALELSIFDISGTLVYRQKGYAKAYLNNLDIFDIPSAKLCSGVYIAILKSSGDSKRLKFAIEK